Sequence from the Flavobacterium sp. J372 genome:
AGTGCCTCAATATCTGCATCAAGAGTCACAGAATTTTTTAGCGGTGCCAGAAATGCATCAGCGCTTTGGGCCCATTTCAGAATAACATATGGGCGCTTTTTTTCGTGAAAAGTAAAAAAGCGACGGTTCATTGCACGGCATTCATCTTCTAAAACACCTGCAATTACTGTACATCCTGCTGTTTTTAATTTTTCGATACCCCGGCCCGCCACTAACGGATTAGGGTCTGATGTGCCGATAACTACGGTTTTAATTTTATGCTGGATGATCAGGTCTGAACATGGTGGTGTCTTCCCGAAATGTGAGCAGGGCTCAAGGCTTACGTATAATACAGAGTCAGGTATAAGTTGTATATCTTCGGGCTTTACCGAATTAATGCAGTTCACTTCGCCATGAGGCCCGCCATAGGGGGAGGTAAAGCTTTCACCAATAATCCTCCCGTTGTATACTAATACCGCTCCAACCGAAGGGTTCGGCATAGCAGCACGCAAACCCGTTTCGGCTAGTTGAAGGCAGCGGCGCATAAATTGTTCGTGAACGGATTCTTGCATAAGCCCAAAGTTACAAAAGTTATGCAGAAACCCTTAGCTTTGCAAAATGGCTGTAATAATCAGGAAAATTGAACAAAAAGATAATGCCGAAGTAGCATCTGTAATACGCAATGTGCTGCTTGAGCATAATGTACCAAAGGTAGGGACAGCCTATGCCGATGTTTCACTCGATTGGATGTTTGAAAAGTATGATGCTTCAAAATCAGTATATTACGTGGTTGAAGAGGATGCGAAAATACTAGGCGGAGCAGGCATAGCGCCATTGGAGGGCGGGGCCGAAGATACCTGTGAGTTACAAAAGATGTATTTCTTGGCTGAAGCCAGGGGCAAAGGCCTTGGTGAAACTATGATGCAGAAATGCCTGGCCTCAGCGCTTGATTTTGGCTTTGAAAGGTGCTACCTTGAAACCATGCCATACATGCAAAATGCCCAAAAGCTTTATCTGAAATCAGGATTTAAGTATCTTGATGCTCCAATGGGTGATACAGGCCATACCGAATGCCCTGTATGGATGGTAAAGGACTTAACACTTCTTTAACAAATGAAGATTAAAGATTATCGTACCTACTTTCTTCAAAAGCTATCAGAACTTTATGACGCGATGGAGGCAGAGAATTTTTTTGCCATCACGCTTGAAGAACTAAAGCGATGGAAGCGTATTGACGTTGCCATAAATCCCGATTACGAAATGACAGGTAATGAGATTGAAAAATGGAGCGAAGTGCTTTCGCAGCTTGAAGCACAAAGGCCGATTCAATACATTTTCGGGAAAGCCCATTTTTATGGATTGGAGTTTAAAGTAAATGAAAATACCCTGATTCCCCGTCCTGAAACTGAAGAGCTGGTGGAATGGGTTATTAACGATATACAAAATCCACAGTATTTAAAAATTCTGGATATAGGTACGGGCAGCGGCTGCATCGCGATAAGCATTGCAAAAAATCTGAAAGGTACAGAAGTATCAGCTATTGATGTTTCTGAAGAAGCGCTTGCCGTTGCAAAAGAAAATGCCAGAAAGAATGACGTTGATATCTATTTCCATCTGCTTAATATTCTTGAGGCAGAATCATTTCCTCAAAAATATGATATTATAGTGTCAAACCCGCCTTACGTAAGGCACCTCGAAAAAGCAGAGATAAAACCTAATGTACTGGAGCACGAGCCGCACCTGGCGCTTTTTGTGGAAGATAATGATCCGCTGCTTTTTTACCGTAAAATAGCCCGGCTTGCAAAAAAGTACCTCAAACCCGATGGCAGGCTCTATTTCGAAATCAACCAATATCTCGGGCAGGAAACTTTAGCGATGCTTGAAGCGGAAGGTTTCAAAAATATTGTATTGCGAAAAGACCTGATGGGTAATGACAGGATGATTAGAAGTTTTCAGTCGCAGTCACAGTAGGCAAGTACAGATAAAGAGTAGCAGTTTGAGGTCTCAGTAAATAGTGCTGTAAATAACTGAAACTGCGACTGCGACTGCGACTGAGAACTATTCGTAACGCAGCGCTTCCACAGGATCTAGCCTTGAGGCTTTTACAGCAGGATACGACCCCGATACAATCGCCACAATAATTACAGTAACCATGGCAGCTGTAATGGCAACCCACGGGATAACAAACGGCATTTTAAAAAGCAGCGAAAGGCCAAAGCCCGCTATCAAACCGAGTACGAGCCCCAGCAAGCCTCCGATGAAACTGATTATAAGCGTCTCTGTAAAAAACTGCATAGCAATGGTGCTTCGGTTTGCTCCAAGAGATTTTCTCACGCCAATTTCCCGTGTACGTTCGGTTACAGATACCAGCATGATATTCATGAGCGCTATTGAAGATCCGAAAACGGTAATTATACCTATAAACCAGGCGGCTACCCCAAGCGCTGAAATTTCTGAAAGCAATGTCTGCATAAGGTCGTCACTGCGCTCAATCCCGAAATTATTGTCGGCAACGGGCTTCAGCTTCCTCACGCGCTTCATGGTGAGTATGGCCTCATCAACAGCATCATCAAGCATAGCGCCCTGGCCTGTCATCACCTTTATCTCGTAGTCAATATTCGGTGCAGTAAACAGCGAGCGGGCCAGCTGTATGGGTATTATAAGGCGTAAATCCTGCCGCGACCCAAAGGTTGAGCCGCGCTCTTTCAAAACGCCTATAACCTTGAACCTCGCCCCGCGTATTGAAACCGTTTGGCCCAAAGGGTTCATGTCTTTAAAAAGCCCCTTCTCAAAATCAGAGCCAAGTATGCACACATAATTATTGTTGCTGATATCAAAATTGTTGAAGTTTCGGCCTTTGGTAACTTCAAGCCCACTGTTCGGGATGAAATATTCATCAGCGCCCAGAATTGTAATTTCAGGATCGGTTTTTCGGCCCTCGCTCTTTACCTCAACGTTTGATGCAGCTGTAAAAGAAAGGGATACTGTTGAAAGCGGGAAAATATATTCGTCCTGGAAAGCCTTTGCTTCCGGGTATGATATAATTGGGTTTACTTTTACATCATTGCCCTGGCGGTTTATCTGGTCTGAAAAATCATAACGCGAGATGGTAAAGGTATTGGCGCCCATCGAGGCAAAATTCCCGATGATGCTGCTTTGCAGAATGGCAACCAGCGTGAGCGTACCCACCAACGCCATAATGCCTATGCCCATGATTATGACAGTTAGTGTACTGCGCAGTATCTGGCTCCTGATAGAGTCTATGGCTATTTTTGAATTTTCGCGAAAAAGGCGGAACATAATGGTTTATTATGCTACTAAAGTAGTGATTGCGGTTTACATAAAAAAATAGCCTGTAAAAACTTACAGCGGTAACTTTAGCATTACCCTAACACGTGTTAATTAATATACATGGTAACTTAGTGTAAATAAACAAATAACACTAACGTATGGACTCTATCAACAAACAACAACCGGAAGATAACACTAAGCATTTAAGCGGCAAAGAAGCTGTTGACAAAATTAAGGAACTGGCAAAATCTGCCGGGGCAGGTTTTTTCTGTACTAAGATTACAACCGGCGGCATGGTTGATGCCCGCCCAATGGGACCTGAAGAAATTGACGACCACGGAAATATGTATTTCCTTAGCGCTGACGATTCACACAAAAATAAACATATTGCCGAAGACCCTAAAGTGCAGATGTTTTTCCAGGGCTCGGCGCATAGTGATTTCCTTACTTTATATGGTTCGGCAAGCATAAGCCGTGATAAAGCAAAGATTAAAGAGTTGTGGGATCCTATCATGAAGACCTGGTTTACCGAAGGTGAAGATGACCCGCGCATCACAGTAATAAAATTTACTCCTGAAGACGGCTACTACTGGGACACTAAACATGGTAATGCTGTGGCCTTCGCTAAAATGGCGTTTGGCGCTTTAACCGGCCAAACTCTTGACGACAGTGTTGAAGGGACAATTAAGCCGTAAGCAAATTAAGATTTAAGAATTGAGATTTAAGAGTGGGCTGCCTGTAAAGGCGGCCTTTTTTGTTCAATATCCATTTGCAAGCATTAATGTAAATGGAAGGGCTTTACTGTAGTCAAGCTCATTATATTCTATACCAAGCGTCCTGATGTTGCGGTAATATAATTGATGGTTTTCATAATAATGCTTTTCAGATGTGATATACCACGCCTTCTGGCCAAGCTTTTGGGCAAGGAACCACTTTTCAAGCAGCCTTGCCGTGCGTCCGTTTCCGTCTTCATAAGGATGTATTTTTACAAATACCAGATGAATCATAGAAGCGAAATATAACACCTCCTCAAAACTTAAGTTTTCGTCAAGCAATATCTTAATGTCGTAGTAAAGTTTCGCAATTTCTTTTACAATATCCTGGGGGTCGGCAGCAACGTAATCTATCTTACCATCATCTGTAATTACATACATGTTGCTGTTGCGATATTTTCCACGATGTGTTTCCTGCAAAATATTTCTCGTTATTAGAGTATGGGCATAATTTACTCCCAGCTCATCAAGATTATTATCCTGAGCAAATGCGTATGCCTCATATAAATCATCAATTTTCCGGGTATAATCAGGCTGATACTGTACACCCATTTTTTTATGTTTGATAAAAGAATCAAGGTCGATATCTTCGCCTTCAATCTTTGATGAAAATACCGCCGATACCGATGTGTAAAAATCAAACGTTGCTGTTGACAATTTACTTTCAGCAAGATTTTCAAAATTTACAAATGCGTTTTCAGGAATCGCCTGTTTAAAGTCTTCTAATAAGTCTGTCGGGATGATTTGGAGTTGTATTGCCATATCTCAAATATACTTATTTTTATACCTAAATAATTGCTATGTACACATTAACACGAACCGATTCATCAAACCCGGATTTTCAAAAACTTGTTGTAGAACTAGACAAAGATCTCGCCCTACGCGATGGTGACGAGCATGCCTTTTTTGCACAGTTCAATAAAATTGCTGCTATAAAACATGTGATTGTAGCGTATAACGGTAATACTGCTGCAGGCTGCGGCGCCATTAAAGAATATGAAACGGGTGTAGCTGAAGTTAAGCGAATGTATGTACCTGAAGAGTACAGAGGCAGGGGTATAGCATCACTAATTTTAGCCGAACT
This genomic interval carries:
- a CDS encoding ABC transporter permease, yielding MFRLFRENSKIAIDSIRSQILRSTLTVIIMGIGIMALVGTLTLVAILQSSIIGNFASMGANTFTISRYDFSDQINRQGNDVKVNPIISYPEAKAFQDEYIFPLSTVSLSFTAASNVEVKSEGRKTDPEITILGADEYFIPNSGLEVTKGRNFNNFDISNNNYVCILGSDFEKGLFKDMNPLGQTVSIRGARFKVIGVLKERGSTFGSRQDLRLIIPIQLARSLFTAPNIDYEIKVMTGQGAMLDDAVDEAILTMKRVRKLKPVADNNFGIERSDDLMQTLLSEISALGVAAWFIGIITVFGSSIALMNIMLVSVTERTREIGVRKSLGANRSTIAMQFFTETLIISFIGGLLGLVLGLIAGFGLSLLFKMPFVIPWVAITAAMVTVIIVAIVSGSYPAVKASRLDPVEALRYE
- a CDS encoding Fic family protein encodes the protein MAIQLQIIPTDLLEDFKQAIPENAFVNFENLAESKLSTATFDFYTSVSAVFSSKIEGEDIDLDSFIKHKKMGVQYQPDYTRKIDDLYEAYAFAQDNNLDELGVNYAHTLITRNILQETHRGKYRNSNMYVITDDGKIDYVAADPQDIVKEIAKLYYDIKILLDENLSFEEVLYFASMIHLVFVKIHPYEDGNGRTARLLEKWFLAQKLGQKAWYITSEKHYYENHQLYYRNIRTLGIEYNELDYSKALPFTLMLANGY
- the ribD gene encoding bifunctional diaminohydroxyphosphoribosylaminopyrimidine deaminase/5-amino-6-(5-phosphoribosylamino)uracil reductase RibD; the encoded protein is MQESVHEQFMRRCLQLAETGLRAAMPNPSVGAVLVYNGRIIGESFTSPYGGPHGEVNCINSVKPEDIQLIPDSVLYVSLEPCSHFGKTPPCSDLIIQHKIKTVVIGTSDPNPLVAGRGIEKLKTAGCTVIAGVLEDECRAMNRRFFTFHEKKRPYVILKWAQSADAFLAPLKNSVTLDADIEALKPVWITNTYSRQLVHKWRSEEAAILVGTHTVLEDNPSLDVRDWTGSNPIRIVLDRSGRITEDFSVKNQKIKTIVLTEQDGLTNLENLIYEPTAFDENLAANVLNVLYRYSLLSVIIEGGNKTLETFITAKLWDEARIFTGAPYLGDGVKSPEITGNAASAMMIKEDKLTILKRHD
- a CDS encoding pyridoxamine 5'-phosphate oxidase family protein, translated to MDSINKQQPEDNTKHLSGKEAVDKIKELAKSAGAGFFCTKITTGGMVDARPMGPEEIDDHGNMYFLSADDSHKNKHIAEDPKVQMFFQGSAHSDFLTLYGSASISRDKAKIKELWDPIMKTWFTEGEDDPRITVIKFTPEDGYYWDTKHGNAVAFAKMAFGALTGQTLDDSVEGTIKP
- the prmC gene encoding peptide chain release factor N(5)-glutamine methyltransferase, translated to MKIKDYRTYFLQKLSELYDAMEAENFFAITLEELKRWKRIDVAINPDYEMTGNEIEKWSEVLSQLEAQRPIQYIFGKAHFYGLEFKVNENTLIPRPETEELVEWVINDIQNPQYLKILDIGTGSGCIAISIAKNLKGTEVSAIDVSEEALAVAKENARKNDVDIYFHLLNILEAESFPQKYDIIVSNPPYVRHLEKAEIKPNVLEHEPHLALFVEDNDPLLFYRKIARLAKKYLKPDGRLYFEINQYLGQETLAMLEAEGFKNIVLRKDLMGNDRMIRSFQSQSQ
- a CDS encoding GNAT family N-acetyltransferase, coding for MAVIIRKIEQKDNAEVASVIRNVLLEHNVPKVGTAYADVSLDWMFEKYDASKSVYYVVEEDAKILGGAGIAPLEGGAEDTCELQKMYFLAEARGKGLGETMMQKCLASALDFGFERCYLETMPYMQNAQKLYLKSGFKYLDAPMGDTGHTECPVWMVKDLTLL